One stretch of Cedecea neteri DNA includes these proteins:
- the ppk1 gene encoding polyphosphate kinase 1, with protein sequence MGQDKLYIEKELSWLSFNERVLQEAADKLNPLIERMRFLGIYSNNLDEFYKVRFAELKRRILISEEQGSPSNQRHLLNKIQARVLKADQEFDGLYNDLLLEMARNQIFLINERQLSENQQSWLRSYFKHQLRPHITPILINRDTDLVQFLKDDYTYLAVEIIRGDSIRYALLEIPSDKVPRFVNLPPEAPRRRKPMILLDNILRYCLDDIFKGFFDYDALNAYSMKMTRDAEYDLVTEMESSLLELMSSSLKQRLTAEPVRFVYQRDMPDAMVEMLRNKLTISNYDSIIPGGRYHNFKDFIGFPNVGKANLVNKPLPRLRHIGFDKFRNGFDAIRERDVLLYYPYHTFEHVLELLRQASFDPSVLAIKINIYRVAKDSRIIDAMIHAAHNGKKVTVVVELQARFDEEANIHWAKRLTEAGVHVIFSAPGLKIHAKLFLISRMEGEEIVRYAHIGTGNFNEKTARLYTDYSLLTADARITNEVRRVFNFIENPYRPVTFDYLLVSPQNSRRLLYDLVDREIKNAQNGQPAGITLKLNNLVDKGLVDRLYAASSVGVKVNLLVRGMCSLIPELEGISDNIRVLSIVDRYLEHDRVYIFENGGDKKVFLSSADWMTRNIDYRIEVAVPVLDPRLKQRMLDIIDIQLNDTVKARIIDKELSNRYVPRGNRRKVRSQLAIYDYIKSLEQPD encoded by the coding sequence ATGGGTCAGGATAAGCTGTATATCGAAAAAGAACTGAGCTGGTTGTCTTTTAACGAACGCGTTCTGCAGGAAGCGGCGGACAAGCTCAACCCGTTGATTGAAAGGATGCGTTTTCTCGGCATCTATTCCAATAACCTCGATGAATTCTATAAAGTGCGTTTTGCGGAGCTAAAACGCCGCATTTTAATCAGTGAAGAACAGGGTTCCCCCTCCAACCAGCGTCACCTGTTGAATAAGATCCAGGCCCGGGTGCTAAAGGCCGATCAGGAGTTCGACGGCCTGTACAACGACCTGCTGCTGGAGATGGCGCGCAATCAAATCTTCCTGATCAACGAACGCCAGCTTTCCGAAAACCAGCAAAGCTGGCTACGCAGCTACTTTAAGCATCAGCTTCGCCCGCACATCACGCCGATTTTGATCAACCGCGATACCGACCTGGTGCAGTTCCTGAAAGATGACTACACCTATCTGGCGGTAGAAATTATTCGCGGCGACAGCATTCGTTACGCGCTGCTGGAAATCCCGTCTGATAAAGTACCGCGTTTTGTGAACCTGCCGCCGGAAGCGCCGCGCCGCCGTAAGCCGATGATCCTGCTGGATAACATCCTGCGTTACTGCCTGGACGATATTTTCAAAGGGTTCTTCGACTATGACGCGCTGAACGCCTATTCGATGAAGATGACGCGTGACGCCGAGTACGATCTGGTCACCGAAATGGAGTCCAGCCTGCTGGAGCTGATGTCTTCCAGCCTGAAGCAGCGCCTGACCGCCGAGCCGGTGCGCTTTGTTTATCAGCGCGATATGCCGGATGCGATGGTGGAGATGCTGCGCAACAAGCTGACCATCTCCAACTACGACTCGATCATTCCCGGCGGCCGCTACCACAACTTTAAAGACTTCATCGGCTTCCCGAACGTCGGAAAAGCTAACCTGGTGAATAAGCCGCTGCCGCGCCTGCGTCATATAGGATTTGATAAGTTCCGGAACGGCTTCGACGCCATCCGCGAGCGTGACGTCCTGCTTTATTACCCGTATCACACCTTCGAACACGTCCTTGAGCTGCTGCGTCAGGCCTCGTTCGACCCAAGCGTGCTGGCGATAAAAATCAATATCTACCGCGTGGCGAAAGACTCGCGCATTATTGACGCCATGATCCACGCCGCCCACAACGGCAAGAAAGTCACCGTGGTGGTAGAGCTGCAGGCACGTTTTGACGAAGAAGCGAATATTCACTGGGCGAAGCGCCTTACCGAGGCGGGCGTCCACGTTATCTTCTCCGCGCCGGGCCTGAAAATTCACGCCAAACTATTCCTTATCTCGCGTATGGAAGGCGAAGAGATTGTGCGTTATGCGCACATCGGGACCGGTAACTTTAACGAGAAAACCGCCCGGCTCTACACGGACTACTCGCTATTAACCGCCGATGCACGCATCACCAACGAAGTACGTCGCGTGTTTAACTTTATTGAAAACCCGTACCGGCCGGTGACCTTCGACTACCTGCTGGTGTCGCCACAGAACTCGCGCCGCCTGCTGTATGATTTGGTCGATCGCGAAATCAAGAACGCTCAAAACGGGCAGCCTGCGGGCATTACGCTGAAGCTGAATAACCTGGTGGACAAAGGCCTGGTGGACCGGCTTTATGCTGCGTCCAGCGTGGGCGTGAAGGTTAACCTGCTGGTGCGCGGGATGTGTTCTTTGATTCCAGAACTCGAAGGGATCAGCGATAATATTCGCGTGCTGAGCATCGTTGACCGTTACCTCGAGCACGATCGGGTGTATATCTTTGAAAACGGCGGCGATAAGAAAGTCTTCCTCTCTTCTGCCGACTGGATGACCCGTAACATCGACTACAGAATTGAAGTGGCCGTGCCGGTCCTCGATCCGCGCCTGAAGCAACGCATGCTCGATATCATTGATATCCAGCTTAACGACACGGTGAAAGCGCGTATCATCGACAAAGAACTGAGTAATCGCTATGTACCGCGCGGCAATCGCCGTAAAGTGCGTTCGCAATTGGCGATCTACGATTATATTAAATCTCTGGAACAACCTGACTAA
- the upp gene encoding uracil phosphoribosyltransferase — protein MKIVEVKHPLVKHKLGLMREQDISTKRFRELASEVGSLLTYEATADLETEKVTIEGWNGPVEVDQIKGKKITVVPILRAGLGMMEGVLENVPSARISVVGVYRDEETLQPVPYFQKLVSNIEERMALVVDPMLATGGSMIATIDLLKKAGCTSIKVLVLVAAPEGIAALEKVHPDVELFTASIDQGLNEHGYIIPGLGDAGDKIFGTK, from the coding sequence ATGAAGATCGTGGAAGTGAAACACCCACTCGTCAAACACAAGCTGGGCCTGATGCGTGAGCAAGACATCAGCACCAAGCGCTTTCGTGAACTCGCCTCTGAAGTGGGCAGCCTGCTGACTTATGAAGCCACTGCGGATCTGGAGACTGAGAAAGTCACCATCGAAGGCTGGAACGGCCCGGTGGAAGTTGACCAGATCAAAGGCAAGAAAATTACCGTTGTGCCTATTCTGCGTGCCGGCCTTGGCATGATGGAAGGCGTTCTGGAAAACGTCCCGAGCGCGCGCATCAGCGTGGTGGGCGTTTACCGTGATGAAGAAACGCTGCAGCCGGTGCCTTACTTCCAGAAGCTGGTTTCTAATATAGAAGAGCGCATGGCGCTGGTGGTTGACCCAATGCTGGCAACCGGCGGCTCCATGATTGCTACCATCGACCTGCTGAAGAAAGCGGGCTGCACCAGCATTAAGGTGCTGGTACTGGTTGCCGCGCCGGAAGGCATTGCCGCGCTTGAAAAAGTACACCCGGACGTAGAGCTGTTCACCGCCTCTATCGATCAGGGGCTCAACGAGCACGGGTACATTATTCCTGGCCTCGGTGATGCGGGCGATAAGATATTTGGTACTAAATAA
- the purN gene encoding phosphoribosylglycinamide formyltransferase, with translation MKHIVVLISGNGSNLQAIIDACQQKKINGTISAVFSNKADAFGLERAREAGIPAHALAASEFASREAFDRQLMQEIDAWAPDVVVLAGYMRILSPAFVARYSGRLLNIHPSLLPKYPGLHTHRQVLENGDEEHGTSVHFVTDELDGGPVILQAKVPVFEGDDEDEITARVQHQEHAIYPLVVSWFLDERLKMRHNAAWLDDVQLPPQGHAAE, from the coding sequence ATGAAACACATTGTGGTGCTGATTTCCGGCAACGGAAGCAATCTGCAGGCAATCATTGATGCCTGCCAGCAAAAAAAGATTAACGGCACCATCAGCGCGGTGTTCAGCAATAAGGCCGACGCGTTCGGCCTTGAGCGAGCCCGCGAAGCCGGTATCCCCGCCCATGCTCTGGCGGCAAGCGAATTCGCCAGCCGTGAGGCCTTCGACCGCCAGCTGATGCAGGAGATCGATGCCTGGGCGCCGGACGTTGTGGTGCTGGCCGGCTACATGCGTATTCTCAGCCCGGCTTTTGTGGCCCGCTACAGCGGTCGTTTACTCAATATTCACCCTTCCCTGCTGCCGAAATACCCCGGCCTCCATACGCATCGCCAGGTGCTGGAGAACGGCGACGAAGAGCACGGCACTTCCGTGCATTTTGTCACCGACGAGCTGGACGGTGGCCCGGTTATTCTGCAGGCCAAAGTGCCGGTGTTTGAAGGGGATGACGAGGACGAAATCACCGCCCGCGTTCAGCATCAGGAACACGCTATTTACCCGCTGGTGGTGAGCTGGTTCCTCGACGAACGTTTAAAAATGCGCCACAACGCCGCCTGGCTTGATGACGTGCAGCTGCCCCCACAGGGCCACGCTGCAGAGTAA
- the purM gene encoding phosphoribosylformylglycinamidine cyclo-ligase encodes MTDKTSLSYKDAGVDIDAGNALVDKIKGVVKKTRRPEVMGGLGGFGALCALPQKYREPVLVSGTDGVGTKLRLAMDLKRHDAIGIDLVAMCVNDLVVQGAEPLFFLDYYATGKLDVDTAASVITGIAEGCLQSGCSLVGGETAEMPGMYHGEDYDVAGFCVGVVEKSEIIDGSKVADGDVLIALGSSGPHSNGYSLVRKVLEVSGTDPLTTDLEGKPLADHLLEPTRIYVKNILELIESVDVHAIAHLTGGGFWENIPRVLPDNTQAVITESSWQWPAVFNWLQQAGNISRHEMYRTFNCGVGMVIALPAAEADKAVELMQAKGEKAWKIGIIKASDSEERVVIE; translated from the coding sequence GTGACCGATAAAACCTCTCTCAGCTATAAAGATGCCGGTGTTGATATTGATGCTGGTAACGCTCTGGTCGACAAAATCAAAGGCGTAGTGAAAAAGACCCGCCGCCCGGAAGTAATGGGTGGACTGGGCGGTTTCGGTGCGCTGTGCGCGTTGCCTCAAAAATATCGCGAACCTGTTCTGGTTTCCGGCACCGACGGTGTGGGCACCAAGCTGCGTCTGGCGATGGACTTAAAACGTCACGACGCTATCGGCATTGACCTGGTGGCCATGTGCGTGAACGACCTGGTGGTTCAGGGCGCCGAGCCGCTGTTCTTCCTCGACTACTACGCCACCGGCAAGCTGGACGTGGATACCGCCGCCAGCGTTATCACCGGCATCGCCGAAGGCTGCCTGCAGTCAGGCTGCTCGCTGGTTGGCGGCGAAACCGCTGAAATGCCGGGCATGTACCACGGTGAAGACTACGACGTGGCCGGGTTCTGCGTTGGCGTGGTTGAGAAGTCTGAAATCATCGACGGCTCCAAAGTGGCCGACGGCGACGTGCTGATTGCGCTGGGTTCCAGCGGCCCGCACTCCAACGGCTATTCGCTGGTACGCAAAGTGCTGGAAGTGAGCGGCACCGACCCGCTGACCACGGATCTGGAAGGTAAACCGCTGGCGGATCACCTGCTCGAACCGACCCGTATTTATGTGAAAAACATCCTTGAGCTGATTGAAAGCGTGGACGTTCACGCCATCGCCCACCTGACCGGCGGCGGCTTCTGGGAAAACATTCCGCGCGTTCTGCCGGACAATACTCAGGCCGTTATCACCGAATCTTCCTGGCAGTGGCCGGCGGTATTCAACTGGCTGCAGCAGGCCGGCAACATCAGCCGCCACGAAATGTACCGCACCTTTAACTGCGGCGTGGGCATGGTCATTGCCCTGCCGGCAGCAGAGGCGGATAAAGCCGTTGAGCTGATGCAGGCCAAAGGTGAAAAGGCGTGGAAAATCGGTATCATCAAGGCATCTGATTCCGAAGAGCGCGTGGTTATCGAGTAA